The region attagccgggcatggtggcgcatgcctgtagtcccagctacccgggaggctgaggcagaaggatcactggagcccaggagtttgaggttgctgtgagctaggctgacgccacggcactcactctagcccgggcaacaaagtgagactctgtctcaaaaaaaaaaaaaaaaaagaaagaaatggtttgttgttgtgTACAAGAATAGAAGATGACATTTCAAAATGACGATTTTTTGAATTTCAGTTAGCTCACGAAGCACCCACTTATCAAGCTTTtttacctttccaatttgcttaaAATGCCGAACAACCATAGATTGTTCGacgttgagttcttcagcaacttctcatgtagttgtaagaggatcagcttcgatgatagttctcaattggtcattgtcaattTCCAATGGCTgaccactgtgctcctcatcttcaaggctctcatctcctttttaaaacttcttgaaccaccagtgcactgtatgttcattagcgTTGTTGATGTTTCAAGCTGTCTTCGCTGCTTTGGACCTATTTTAAACTCATATAAGAAAATCACTCAGATTTGCTTTTTgactaacatcatttccatagtctaaaataaatataaaataaacagcaaataataagtcattaacaaaaaaagaagcaagaaatgcacattaaaataatgtataacataaccacatttatttaagaatgtatttcagtatcaaatggcaaatttaaacaatgctaaaaccacaattacttttggaCCAACTGAatagattttcttcataaaatgtttattgaacaccaTCCTGATGAACAGATTAGCATAAGCCCCTATGCCCAACACACTGGCTAGAAGCTAGGCCAGGAGCCAGATGTAGCTTTTGtttgagagggggaaaaaaaacaaggtgAAAGCTTATTCTGAGTGGAAGGTGGTCCTGGGATGTAGGTAGAAGGAAGGGGATGTGGGTGCCCTCCAGACCTCCACAGAGGGCAGCTAGCAGCCAGGTATTATGGGCCACAGAGCCCATGATAGAATGGATGCCgaactttctctcctctcttctcctctccccattGCCTCTCAAAAGtgtttctccctttccctcaCTTCCAGGACCCTAAACTGAATTGTGAAGAGAGAAGATAAATGAGCTGTTCCAGCAGATAAGAGCATCTCTAGCAGTCAGAGACGTTGCACCTTCACCCAGTGGGACTGCACTTCAGAGCTGGAAAAGGCTCTGTCAGACTTCACCCCCAAACTTCCATTTTTAACCTTGTGCACTTTGAGATCTAGGAATGTCAGCAGCCAACTGTAAGAGGATCCACCGCACATGTGTGGGAACAGAAGGCGAGATCAATCAGCCCCGCTGAGGCAGGGGTTGGAGACATCCTTTGAAGCCCTGTCAGGTTCTACAGTAACATAAGTGTGAGGTTCCTGAAAGGACAGAAACAAGAAAGAGTTAACTATCCACTATGAATTTTCTTACTGTGAGAGACTGATGTCTCTCATCTTGGGGTCTTGCTGACTCATGAAAATGTGGCTGAGGCCGGATGGGGCTTGTAGACTcagtgcgtgtgtgagtgtgcatgtatCTGTATGCACCTGCCTAGCATGTCCAAAACTAGAtacaaattatctttaaattctcCATTGATTGTATGTAGGTGTCAGTACCTTTCCCCTGCAGGAGAAGCTTCTGTATATCAGGCACATCCTAGCCATGACTCTGAAACTAAATCAGCCAACAGGGAAATGCGAGACAAACACAGGCAATGCTTCCTGGACACTGTATGCAAGAATATAGTGTGGTGTCTGGACTCAGGGACTCCCtgcctactcaggaggctgtgccTCATTCTGTCCCTGACAGCTCTATTTGTCCACTTTCCCCACCTTGGGCAGGCCCATTGGACCAGCAGCTCTGGAGGGGAAAGGGTGAGGTGCTATTTTAAGGGACCTGACCCTGATCCCTGGGAACAGGGGGACTGCTGTGTTCTGGAGGTTTCCAGAGGTGCCTCAGCAGCTCCTCACTGACCAGGACCAGTGCTGGGATGGAGCTAGGATCCAAGAGACTGAGGAAGGGTACAGCAGCACCTGGGACCCCCACATTCCCTTTCTGGTTTTGTCCACTCTGTGGTAACAGAGCCTGAATTCTCTAACTCATTTCTTGGACCTTCCGACTACCTCTTCTCCTACCAGTACACATCTTCCTGGTTCTTCCCGGGCTGTTTCCTTCTGCCTGCCTCATCCTCTTCCTGCTATCACATCACAGTTTCCCACCAGCATCTCCTTCATCCCAGTCTGACTCTTCTTGCCATCCAGCACCATAGCCTGACCAAAGATCCTAaagtgggaggctggggggggccTGTGCTTTCCAGGTTCCAAGTTTGAAGCAGCTGTGGTATCACAGTTCACCTCACCAGCCTCTGTCTCTCCTTTGagcatgctgttccctctgctgggaAACCCTTctcctgacccccacccccaccccttcacTGGAGTAACTCTCTAAAGAATTGGGTCAGGCCCAACTGAGGCCCTCCTTGATCTCCTGCAGGTCCTCTCCTGGGACGTTCATTACTCCTCTGAGCACTTGTTGCACCTGTGTCAAGCTCTAACATGGCCCTTACCATATGACATTCAAATCATTGGTAGACGTTTTGTTTCCCTAACCTGACCATGAGCTCTTCAAGGGCAGGACAGGGTCCAAGAGCAAGGATCATGTCTTGGTCATCTTTGGATCTACAGCATGGGTGGTGGCAGTGCAGGGTGCATAGTGGGGACTCAGTATAGCGTGTTGAACTGTGCTGAACACTGATGATAAGAACATGGATGttttagtctgctagggctgctataacagaataccacagaatGGGTGACttattaacagaaatttatttctcacagttctggcagctggaagtccaagatcaaagtgccagcaggtTGGTTTCTCCcgaggcttctctccttggcttacaggTAGCTGCcgccttgctgtgtcctcatgtggcctttTCTTTGAGCTCGTGTAAAGAGAGAGATCTAgtatctcctttctctttttataagcaCATCAGACCAGTCCTATTcaattagggccccacccttatgaccttatttaaccATAATTACCTCCCTGAAGGCCAAATACAGTAACTTTAGGGGTTAGCGCTTCAACCTATGGATTTTTGGAGaaacaattcagtccataacaactGGTGAACTTGAATTTAGAAGTGGGTCAGGTGCTGACTTAACCTAGCTATGTGCTTTTAGATAGCAAGTCTTTTATCCTCTGGGAGCCTTAACTTCTGTATCCGTAACATGTGGCCAATTTTACGGGGTTGTGGAAAGGCTGAAATGAGATCATAGCCATTTTGTGGACacttggggtttttgttttttctttctttctttttcctttttatttatttatttttttagacacagagtcttcctctgttgcccaggctggagtgcagtagcccaATCATAGCTCCTTACAGCCCCAAACTTTGAATTCCTGGAGGCAAACGATCCTcattcctcagcctccccagtagctgggactacaggtacatgccaccaagcctggctagttttgttttgttttgttttgtttcatttttgagacagcgtcttgctgtattgcccaggctggtctcgaactcctggcctcaagcaatccccctgcctcagtctcccaaagtgctaggattataggcaagagccaccatgcctggccctaatTATTCCTTGTATTAATATTCACCTTGAAGTTAACAGTGtgatttaaaatgcattatatcattcaggctggggacagtggctcacacctgtaatcctaccactctacAAGGCAGAGACGGGAGGATctcctgaggtcaggagttcaagaccagcctgagcaagagtgagaccctgtccctactgaaaaacagtaacaacaaaaaattagccaggcaactaaaactagaaaaaatcagctgggtgtggggaTATGCACATGTAGTctcagcttctcgggaggctgaggcaggaggatcacttgagcccaggagtttgaggttgctgtgagctaggctgatgccagggtactTTAGCCcatgcaacaaagtgagactctgtcttaaaaattttttaatgggcATTATATCATTCAACCTACATGCAGTGAACTTTTTTATTACTACAGGGATACCTAAAAGGGAAGTCTGTATAGTTCATACCCACTACTCAAAAAGATTCAAGGCAGCTTATGATGAAAACACCCATGCATAAAAGGGTATTACCTGTCACTTCTCACAGAGGCTGCAGAAAAGGCCCAGGAAGCTGTTGATGAAATGAATGACCACCAGGAGAAGCTGGAGAAGGCTGATGCACAGAAGGACGGAGAAGAAGGACACATGCCAAACAACAGCTTCAGAGGGTTCCAGGCAGACGGAGCTCCAGAGTGAACGGTCATACAAATAATTCCTACCCCAAAAAATGAGACCAGGGATTGGGGAATAAGTAAGGAAAGTCAAACAGGAAACCCCAGCAGAAGGCTAGGCCTCCCCTCCCTGAGTCACAGGACTGGACCCTGTTCTATGAGGGTGGGCATTATTGCTGCATTTGCAATTTTCTGAGTATCAGAAGAGCAAGATGCTTGAATATGTGACCCAAAGGAGTTTGTAAGTTTGTAGTCCGTGTGTGTGCACCTCTCTCTAcgcttcattccttccttctctcctccctctctttctctttctctctccttcctcctccctctctctcaactGCAAATCCAAATCTCCACCCATTTACCTATTATGCAGGTCTTTGAATGGGTAACCGTATGTCCAAGCTTGCGTCTGATTGAAGAATGAGACATCAAACATGCAGAAAGGACCAACTTTCAGAGCTACTCCAGAAGTAATAAAGCAAATCAAGGCTCCAAGCAAAGCCAGGCCACTTGACAACTGAGCAGTAAGTACCTGCATAGGGAGGGAAGAAACAGTAAGCTGAGACAAGGTTGTGGCTAAATGACTTGTGGGGTGATCTGGACAAATCTAACTTCTCTGGTGCCCAGGCTTTGTCCCATCCTGTCACAGGGGGATAGTCCTATCCACAGCACCTCCTTTAAAGCATAACCCAAAGTAGGCTGGCTGATGAGGGGTTCCTACCTAGGGAGAGCCATGAAGGGTGGGAGAGAAGGGACAAGAAGGGGAAACACAGGCACTCGGACCTGGATCTCTCTGACTCAGCTCTTCTGAGCTTCTTAGCAGGCTGGCATCAAAGACTTTTGTGCACAGCCTACAGTCCCTGAGCCTCTAAGTTAAAGAGGCAGATTAGTTATTGCATGCCCACCTATGACTCTTCTAAGaaaaagctgtatttttttttttttttttttgaggcagagtctcactttgtgcccaggctagagtgagtgccgtggcgtcagcctagctcacagcaacctcaatctcctgggctcagctatcctactgcctcagcctcccaagtagctgggactacaggcatgtgccaccatgcccggctaattttttgtatatatatatttttagttggtcaattaatttctttctatttttggtagagacggggtctcactcaggctggtttcaaactgaccttgagcaatccgcccgcctcagcctcccaaagtgctaggattacaggcgtgagccacctctcccggcctgtatttttaaatgttccaagCTTCCAACCCTGATTCCGCTCTTTCTCAAATCAAgtacaaaaggaaggaagggggcgCAGACGAAGGAAAGaagtgagggaaggaagggagggagggagagaaacagaaattgCAGTCAAACTCTGAAATGACTCcagttctgtcattttttttttccattcacaaGTTCCTTTGGTTATTAGGCTGTGCTCTACTCACTTCCCTCCCAAAAGATAGCAATGGGTTTCTTTCCTTGGCAGGTTTTTAGCCTGCTTCCATATAAGCTTCTTTCTTAGGGTCCTAGCTTCCCCTcactcttcccctcccaccccccaccaaagaatacatattttaaaattttgaataaaatccaCATAGAGTTTTTCCATAGTCATAGAGTCATTTTCCCACTGATGTCAAACTGGTTTGGACATTAGGAGGGATCAGAGAAAGATGTGTAGTAAGTTTTGTCTCTAAGCTAAATGATTCAAGATGAATTAATTGATGTAACTCTAGGGCAgtagttctcaaaatgtggtccctggAGAAGACCACATCACATTACCTGAGAACTCGTTAGAAATGCAAGTTTTCCTATTCCAACCCAGACCTCTTGAATTGAAAACTCTGGGAGTGGAACCCAGCAATCTGTTTTAAGAAAGCCCTCCAGGGTGTTCTGATGCACACTTAACCTAGGGGAAACACCACTCACCTAGGGGAAAACCAGACATGGCTGAGGACAGATAGTGAATGAAATGTGTAGATGTTTAGATTTAATTCTTTAACATATAACTATGAGTCAGTGGGGTTCCCAGTATGTGGGATGCAGATACCAGAGCAGACTGTGGAGTAGTAAGGAGGTCACATATTCCTACCTGAGACTGAATAAACaatatatcacacacacacacacacacacactctgagatatttcaaatttatacagATGATGCTATAATTAATAAAGTACAGATTtattctgggcctcagtttcattGTCTGTAAAACAGAGGGGTTAGATTAGAATCTAGCAATTAGATGATCTCTGTGAAAACTTCTAGTTGTAAgagaatattaattaaaatagccAAGAAATTTTCTATCAGTAACACACAATTACAATGTACATAACTCATGTCCATATTGTCCAATAGGCTAAAAAAACCCATAATTCCTCAAATGTGTATAGACATTTGTGGTCCACTAAGCGTTTACTCTCTTGACTTGatcacccattttacagatgagaatctGAAGCTAGAATAAACAACTTATCAAAGAACTTAGATTCTACAGCTGcaccttgtctaaaaaaaaaaaaaaaaaaaagaacttagagTTGTTACGGGGTAACAGTCAGGGCCTGACTTCAAGCCCCAAAACCAAAATTGTCTGCTGACCACTCTGCCTCTGGAGTAATAGGATGTGGGGACATTCTGGGTGTTAGAAGAGTGGAATCTGGTACTTACACTTCGACAGGGACCACTCTTACTGAAGCAGCCATATCTCCAGCCCATCAAGGAGATGAAGGTAGCTGCAGTGAGGACCTAGGGAGGAGAGGAATGTTGGGAATAGACTTGGCAATTTACTTTTCTACCTGTTTCTAGCTGTTGCCCATGTCTGTTGAAAGAGAGTTGTTGGGCACCTCACATGAACTCAATTGTCCTATTGGCTTTGACTATTGGGACCCAATATCGGATGACTAGTTTGATCTGATGCTGGATGCTAACATTCACACCTGGACTGCCTAGTCCCAAGCTAAAATCCAGAAACCACTGACCAGTCTTCCTATCCCTTGGAGCTTCTATAAACCCAAGAATAGTTTGTtagaataagttttttttttgcaaaggatCAAAATACTTTTCCCCCACCACCTCCCTGTTCCACCCCTCGGGGACACTTTGGGAGTTCACACCAGGGAACACCAGACACTTACCATGAGTCCTcctccccagagcccagagcccagcatGGCATGTCTGCCAATGAGGCCCCTCAACAGGAAAGTCACATCCCAATTAGGAAAGAGGAGTGCCATGTTGGCCATAGCAGCAAACAGGGCTGAAGTCCCAAGGCTCAGCCCCAGGATGCGGGAGCAAGTCCGTGAGCACGCCAACATACAGGGAGAGAAGAGCATTCTGGAACAGATGGAAAAAGAGTTACAGCAGCTGTGCTGCTGGAAGCATGGGACAAGGAAGCTGTAGTAGCATATGGTGGATGGGGAAACAGACTACAGAAACTGTTACCTCCCAGGGTGAGATTAAGATGAGCCAAGGAACTTGCTTAAAAACCCTGCCCCTTATAAATCTTCCCCAGTGTATAGGATTTAATTGCTTCATTTTCTGCtaactctcacacacacattgCACATCCATATTTTGCTTGTGCCTCTGACAGCCAGTGATTATTTCTATCtggtaaagaaaagcaaatttttaaaagtgtcttcatggccaggcgcagtggctgacgcctgtaatcctagcactctgggaggcagaggcaggaggactgcttgagctcaggagtttgagaccagcctgagcaacagtgagaccctgtctctactaaaaatagaaaaaatgagccaggcatggtggtgcaagcctgtagtccctgtagtttctcaggaggctgaggcaggaggatcacttgagcccaggagtttaacgttgctgtgagttaggctgacaccatagcacccTAGGCCAtgtgacagagctagactctttgtcagaaaagaaaaagaaagggaaggggagggagaggggaggggaagagggggaagggaagggaaaggaagagaccTTGGTTTAGACAAAGGTTTCTTAGACAAAACACAAAACGTACAATGCATAAAAAGTGATACATTGaactacttaaaaattttaaatgtatttttcaaaagataccattaagaaaatgaaatcacaaaaaaaaaagaaaagaaaatgaaatcacagactgatataaaatataatacatgtttTGTGATGTGGATGTGGATACATTCATATCTGACAAAGTACTTGTctctatataaagaactcttcaAACACTATCATAAGGACAAACAATTGGattaaagatggggaaaaaagacatgaacagatgcttGTTTCATCTCACAAAAGAAGCTATATGGGTGAGAactaagaacatgaaaagatgctcaacatcattaacatagaaaaatagaaattaaaaccagaatgagatactactacacacctattGAAATTGTTACAACTTAAAAGTTGGActataccaagtgttggcaaggatgtggaacaactggaactctcatacactgctggtgagaatgcaaatggtacagccactttggaaagtaatttggcaGTTTCATGGAAAGCTAAACATCCACTTACCAAATGATCCAGTAAttctattaggttggtgcaaaagtaattgtgttTTGGGGCCATGAATTTCAAatcataactaggctcaaacacatcttttttttttttgagacagtctgactcttgcctgggctagagtcccgtggcatcagcctagctcacagcaacctcaaactcctgggctcaaacaatcctcccacctcagcctcccgggtagctgggactacaggcacatgccaccatgcccggctaatttttttctatttttagttgtttggctgatttctttttatttatagtagaaacagggtctcactctttctcaggctggtctcgaactcctgacctcaagcaatcctccagcttcggcctcccagagtgctaggattacaggcatgagccaccgcacccagcctcaaacacatctttattaatcaaaataggaaccattacaatcaacacatttttgccattaagaaataagtttgtttattcctagaGTGTAAAAACCCATGCTTCAGGGTTCcaagaactcttggaaagcattttctgtatcctgctggttgtggaagtatTTTCCCTGAAAAAAGTTGTAGAAATGCTTGAAGAAGTAGTAGTTGGTTGGTGAGAGCTCAGGGGAGTATGGTGGACGAGGCAAAACCTCATAGCCAAATTTGTTCaatttttgaagcattggttgtgctACCTGTGGTCAGgcgttgtcatggagaagaattgggccctttctgtttaTCAATGTTGGctgcagtttttggtgcatctcttccctttgctgagcatacttctcagatgtaatggtttcgccaggattcagaaagctgtagtggatcaccACGACCGGCAGCAGACTACCAAACAGTGTCCATGACCTTTTTTGGTGCAACTGTGGCTTtgagaagtgctttggagcttcttctcagtccaaccactgagctggtcattgccggttgtcatataaaatccactgtCCATCACACGtcacaatcccatcaagaaacgGTTTTCATTGTTGTTGCGTACAAAAAGAGAAAGCGAGacttcaaaataatgatttttttgatttttggtcagctcatgaggcacccacttaccGAGCTTTtacacctttccaatttgcttaaAATGCCGAACAACGGTAGAATGTTGGACCTTGAGTTCTTCCGCagcttctcatgtagttgtaagaggatcagcttcaatgattgctctcagttggtcGTTGTAAACTTCCAATGGCTgaccactgtgctcctcatcttcaaggcttttgtctcctttgcaaaacttcttgaaccaccactgtactgtatgttcattagcagttcctgagCCCATTGCATTGctgatgttgcaagttgtctccgctgctttccccgacccattttgaactcaaataagaaaatcaatttaattaaagagaaaaaaatcactcaaatttgctttttgtctaacatcatttccatagatttattcataataacttaaaaagatgaaaacaactggagtgtccatcaacagatgtatggaaaaataaaaaaatgtggtatatacatacaatggaatatcattcagccataaaaagaaaagaaagttctgatacatgctacatcacttatgaaacttgaaaacattacactaaatGGAATAAGCCAGCCACTAAAGGACAAATAGCATATGATCCACTCGaatgaaatattcagaatcaGCAAAACGTATAGAGACAGATTAGAGGTTACAAGGGACTAGGGGAAATgagagaatggggagttatttaGCAAttgca is a window of Microcebus murinus isolate Inina chromosome 1, M.murinus_Inina_mat1.0, whole genome shotgun sequence DNA encoding:
- the TM4SF19 gene encoding transmembrane 4 L6 family member 19, yielding MLFSPCMLACSRTCSRILGLSLGTSALFAAMANMALLFPNWDVTFLLRGLIGRHAMLGSGLWGGGLMVLTAATFISLMGWRYGCFSKSGPCRSVLTAQLSSGLALLGALICFITSGVALKVGPFCMFDVSFFNQTQAWTYGYPFKDLHNRNYLYDRSLWSSVCLEPSEAVVWHVSFFSVLLCISLLQLLLVVIHFINSFLGLFCSLCEK